The sequence aaatagagttttgggatgtagGAGAAATGgtaaaatggtatgatataatgataaagtggtgttttagaatggtaaaataggatagcattagcattggaaaatgctaatgctcttaaaGTTGATGCAAGATCAAGATCTGACACTAGGACAGctatttaagttaaaaaaaacaaagaaattcaaataagaaaaaaaaaaaagaaaaaaaagaaaaaagaaggagggaatattgatggtttcaAATTATCAGTATGCTTGATTCAGAAACATACTACTGCTCCTACTTCTACCAGTGTCTACTACAACTCAAACTGTCAAGCATCATTGGTGCATTATTCCCAAACCCCATTAACCAACCACCCTGCGAGGCTCTGGCCAATCAGAGAAGCAACCATTCCCATATTCAAAACCAActgcattatatatgtacggtcAAATGGTTGATTAGGAATAGGATAACATGAGCAAGCAAGTGATGCAACTAAATAACGTGTGGACTTTTATAGGTACATAGGTTAGGTACAACAATTAACACACTGAATTCATCATTTTTCTCTGTACTACAGACATCTTTATTATGGTTCCGTAACTCAACATTATTTCATATTTACAAACCGCATTTATAGCGCTCTCTTAGATTTTgtcaaaatctttttcttttttttttcttttctttttttactttccttactgaaactgaaatttcCTAATCATTAAAAAGAGCCATGATTCGAGTTATCCACatctaaaaaatgaatttaagaaaagaaaaaaaaaaacccataaagtaaaagtgaaaaaaaaaaaaacaaaaatctctgACACAAAATAGTTTTAACTATGAGAGTAGAAAATACAAGTACTCGCCTTTATTAAACGACAGCGCATAGAGTAGGGCAAAAAGATGCTTCACATGGAAGTGTCTCTTTCAAAGGCGGCGAGTTTACCATACTCGCCgtagtagaaaaaaatatatgtaaatgtATTGTatggtattttggtaattttggttCAAAACCAGTGTCATTTACCTGACAGACCATTTACTGATCCCTTTAGTAAGACTTTGGCAGAGAGAGGGGGGCTTGCTCTTCGAAACAAGTGATAAGGACACATGCATGTTCACCCATTCAACGGTCAAGattccattattttattatcGGGTCCATGATGACCGTTGGATCGAAAAACTTAACCAACCATGGTTAAACAATTTGGGGTTAAGACACTAACCATGGTTAGTTAGCTCAAAGCTCTGGGTTCCTCTCTCTGACTCAGAGTTAAGCTTTAACACGAGGCTCTctgtttggtatgtgtgtgtCTTTGAGATACAGAGAAACTCAAATATAGAgataatatatagagagagagagagtgagttttttttgtgagagagagagagagagagtagggatttttttttctttttagctctCTCTCAGTTTTTAGAATCATAAGGTCTCGATTTAGTCAAGATTTTATGAGATTCTGAGATCTACgaattttgatttgttttgctaagttatttgtttttgttttgttttgggttactatttttattttttgtttttcattgctGCAATCATCACTTACTTGATTTCAAAGATGATCACTGAGgagaaaacattttcttttcatttctctccCTCGTTTTTTCTCGagaaactttgatttttttttttttttttccatcactctgtctctctgtctctctttctttgcAGATCTAAGCTATGTGAGAGAATTTCCTATTAAACCCACATCAGATCTACTCTATCTCATGTAGATCTCAGCTCATTTCCAACAAGATCTCTCAAaatcctccatttttttttactttccctgaaagttaatattatttttttccggGAAAATTGTGGGTGTTGGATTGGATGTTAAACGATGATGAATTATTTTCCGGACGAGGTTTTAGAGCACGTGTTCGATTTCGTAACATCGCACAGAGACCGAAACGCAGTGTCTTTGGTGTGTAAATTATGGTACAGAGTAGAGAGATATAGCAGGCAGCGAGTGTTCATAGGAAACTGCTATGCAATCAGTCCAGAGAGATTGATCGCCAGGTTTCCTGGGGTAAAATCTCTGACTTTGAAAGGGAAGCCTCATTTTGCGGACTTCAATTTGGTTCCTCAAGATTGGGGAGGCTATGTGCAGCCATGGATCGAAGCTTTGGCTAGAAGTCGTATTGGGTTGGAGGAGCTTAGGTTGAAGAGGATGGTGGTTTCAGATGAAAGCCTCGATGTTCTTTCTCGTTCTTTTACAAATTTCAAGTCTTTGGTGCTTGTTAGCTGTGAAGGGTTCACCACCGATGGCCTTGCAGCTATAGCTGCTAATTGTAGGTAAgaaatattctttcttgtcttggTTTTCTGGCATAATTTTGCTATATTTGCTAATTTTTGACTATGAGATTCCAATTGTTATAAATGGGTTTCTTTGACTGGGTCTTAGACttgttgattgttgattttTGGTATGTATAGAGTATGAtagtttgtttttgttgcttTCTTAATTATTCTGCTAAGAGAAGGGTTATGTCTTCTTTTAGAGAGTTtctttttaaagcatttttattatatcatttGTCTTTAGTTGATGTTGGGTTACGCTTCTTATTAGACAGTTATGTGGCTAGTAGCTAACTAGAGGAATTAAATTGCACATCTGTTGAAATGTTTTGTGATTGTCTTTGAAATCTTTGAAGTCTACCCAGCAGGTATGGTTATATTCCTTGTGGGGTGAACTGTGGTTTGGGTAAAATCTTTATGTGCAACTATGCCCTGACTTCTCAATGTAAATAGTTAAGCTAATATCTTTTTAAGTTGTCTATTAGCGTGTGCTGTGTTGAATATGGTTAGTCTAGGATTCATTGGTTTTGGATTAAGATTGAGTTTATGAGCAGTGTTTCTTAACAGTAGTATAATAGCTTTTTGGTCTTGATATTTCGATTGTAATATTTTCTCTTGGGGGGTTTCTGGTTGAAATTGACTGGCAGGGAGGTTTAAAGAACTTGATGATTATAGGATATAGTATGTGATAGATTTTGTTATGCTGATTGCTGAGAGTTGGTAGGTAGATTAGTCCTTTTAACATCTTATTTCTACTCGTTTGTTTCTTGCAGGTTTCTTAGGGAGTTGGACCTGcaagaaaatgaaattgaggaaaagaaaaaccactGGCTTGGCTGCTTCCCTGACAGTTGCACGTCACTAGTCTCCCTGAATTTTGCATgcttaaaagaaattaatttagCAGCTCTTGAGAGACTTGTAGCAAGAAATCCTAATCTTAAGAGTTTGAAGTTGAACCGTGCAGTGCCTCTTGAGGCGCTTCAAAGGATTTTGATGCGAGCACCTCAACTAGTGGATTTAGGAACAGGATCTTTTGTCCTTGATCGTGATTCTGATGATTCTGAGACCTACAGAAAACTGAGGACAACCATTCTGAAGTGTAGATCAATTAGGAATTTGTCAGGGTTTTTAGAGGTTGCTCCTCACTGCCTGCCAGCCATATATCCTATTTGCGTGAACCTAACCTACTTGAACCTGAGCTATGCTGCAGGGATTCATGGTTCTGAGCTAATCAAGCTAATTCGCCTCTGTGGGAAACTTCAGCGCTTATGGGTATGATCTTTTAAACCTGGTCTGACTGAtgcttactttcttcttttatataaatcaatGACATAGTTTTCATAATTACTTCAGATTTTGGATTGTATCGGAGACAAGGGACTGGAAATTGTAGCTTCAACTTGTAAAGACTTGCAGGAATTGAGGGTTTTCCCATCTGATCCCTTTGGGGCTGGGCATGATGCTGTAACAGAAACTGGCCTGGTTGCTATATCCAGTGGTTGCCCAAAGCTTAATTCATTGCTGTACTTCTGTCAGCAAATGACAAATGCTGCTCTCATAGCTGTAGCTAAGAACTGTCCAAATTTTATCCGCTTCAGGTTGTGCATCCTTGACCCTACAAAACCTGACCCTGTAACCATGCAGCCACTAGATGAAGGTTTTGGAGCAATTGTTCAGTCAAGCAAGCGTCTTCGGCGATTGTCACTCTCTGGCCTTTTAACCGACCGGGTTTTCCTTTACATTGGAATGTATGCAGAGCAGCTTGAAATGCTTTCTATTGCATTTGCTGGCGAAAGTGACAAGGGAATGCTGTATGTGTTGAATGGATGCAAGAAGCTTCGCAAGCTTGAGATCAGGGACAGCCCCTTCGGGGACATGGCACTTCTAAGGGACGTGGGAAAGTATGAGACAATGCGATCCCTTTGGATGTCGTCCTGTGATGTAACTCTTGGAGGCTGCAAGACACTTGCGAAGAAGATGCCAAGGCTTAATGTGGagataataaatgaaaatgaccAGATGGAATTTGCCCCTGAGGACAGTCAAAAAGTAGAGAAGATGTACCTGTATCGAACACTGGTCGGGCCAAGGAAAGATGCACCGGAATTTGTGTGGACTTTGGTGTAGGTGCATTGGgctatttattttcttgttatcATGTAGTTGTACTTTATTTAGGCCAACTGATTAATGGATTTTAGCTCGACGATGAGTTAGTTGAGTTAGTGTTctgttattgttttatttacaAGAGATTTcgcatttgtaatttttgttattataaataGATTGTGTTAGAGAAATTACTGCAAAACtttgtctattttagtataaaaacttattttttgtattttatatattcatttttaacacattttaaatcatattatctattttaaactctatttaattaaaatattaatttattttttatttttttaatcatacaATTTACACAACTACTATTTACTTTCTGAaagttgaaagttcaattagtgtataaaacattaTGAATGATTAGACCtccaataacaaaattatcaattcaagctttatgacaaacgataagtgtgcggaatatgaataagcttaataaaaaattgataaacaatttaaaccaaataaaatcatatccacagcagaaattaaatggtaaatattaagggaagagagatgcaaacacaaggacaatatatgatgtgttatcgaagataAAATCGAAGCCTTCGgagtaaaacctctccgtcgccctccaagcggtaagtaatccattaaaaaatgtagttgggatatatgaacagC is a genomic window of Quercus lobata isolate SW786 chromosome 2, ValleyOak3.0 Primary Assembly, whole genome shotgun sequence containing:
- the LOC115976380 gene encoding protein AUXIN SIGNALING F-BOX 2-like, which gives rise to MMNYFPDEVLEHVFDFVTSHRDRNAVSLVCKLWYRVERYSRQRVFIGNCYAISPERLIARFPGVKSLTLKGKPHFADFNLVPQDWGGYVQPWIEALARSRIGLEELRLKRMVVSDESLDVLSRSFTNFKSLVLVSCEGFTTDGLAAIAANCRFLRELDLQENEIEEKKNHWLGCFPDSCTSLVSLNFACLKEINLAALERLVARNPNLKSLKLNRAVPLEALQRILMRAPQLVDLGTGSFVLDRDSDDSETYRKLRTTILKCRSIRNLSGFLEVAPHCLPAIYPICVNLTYLNLSYAAGIHGSELIKLIRLCGKLQRLWILDCIGDKGLEIVASTCKDLQELRVFPSDPFGAGHDAVTETGLVAISSGCPKLNSLLYFCQQMTNAALIAVAKNCPNFIRFRLCILDPTKPDPVTMQPLDEGFGAIVQSSKRLRRLSLSGLLTDRVFLYIGMYAEQLEMLSIAFAGESDKGMLYVLNGCKKLRKLEIRDSPFGDMALLRDVGKYETMRSLWMSSCDVTLGGCKTLAKKMPRLNVEIINENDQMEFAPEDSQKVEKMYLYRTLVGPRKDAPEFVWTLV